The proteins below come from a single Chryseobacterium bernardetii genomic window:
- the gldJ gene encoding gliding motility lipoprotein GldJ, with product MKKLKLFSLIALSSTLALTSCGGSGTSKGGGTKKFVSKTGWKPNEKQGWFFAGKQQKQKGWPGMVYVEGGTFTMGLVKDDVMHDWNNTPRRMQVSSFFIGETEITNYEYREYLTWLKYVFPPSDPSFKEIYNGALPDTLLWDNKLSRNDYQETYLRSPEFDYYPVVGVSWTQANRYCEWLTDRANEKALMQAGVIAKDLYINESNNQGGTAFNMDKFKANDPEMQGYINEKRMQQKSGMKTTNQRLLAANRAPNAAMVQKFRLPTEVEWEYAALGMAKNREYNQYLGKKPEIERLRGTKGRDRGMFLENFKMGKGDYSGIAGWKNDGSAQTSDVRQYPSNDLGIYGMYGNVAEWTADVYRPIIDEDYNDFNYYRGNMPQAIVRNGDGTYKMIDEGTIKYDTLADGRLVYKGLPGQFERETIADYRNFRDGDRQSSLEYRSESDSASGFNMYNAPRKRFVVDGSGRVKMMKDTKDRTSAISNDVRVVKGGSWQDTAYWLDPGQRRYKNQGKAYGWIGFRVAQDARTNDKSRTRR from the coding sequence ATGAAAAAACTAAAGTTGTTTTCATTAATAGCATTAAGTTCTACACTTGCATTAACCAGCTGTGGCGGATCAGGGACCAGCAAAGGTGGCGGTACCAAAAAATTTGTCAGTAAAACGGGTTGGAAACCAAACGAAAAACAGGGTTGGTTTTTTGCAGGAAAGCAACAGAAGCAGAAGGGTTGGCCGGGAATGGTATATGTAGAAGGTGGAACTTTTACAATGGGATTAGTGAAAGATGATGTTATGCATGATTGGAATAATACACCGCGCAGAATGCAGGTGAGTTCATTCTTCATCGGAGAAACAGAAATTACTAACTATGAATACCGCGAATACCTTACATGGTTGAAGTATGTATTCCCACCAAGTGACCCTAGTTTTAAGGAAATCTATAACGGGGCTTTGCCAGATACCTTATTATGGGATAACAAATTATCAAGAAACGATTATCAAGAAACTTATCTGCGTTCTCCGGAATTCGATTACTACCCTGTGGTAGGTGTTTCCTGGACACAGGCAAACAGATATTGCGAATGGCTTACAGACAGAGCAAACGAAAAAGCTTTGATGCAGGCAGGTGTGATTGCTAAAGATTTATATATCAACGAATCCAATAACCAGGGTGGTACAGCATTTAACATGGATAAATTCAAAGCGAATGATCCGGAAATGCAGGGATATATCAACGAAAAAAGAATGCAGCAGAAATCCGGTATGAAAACTACCAACCAGAGATTGCTGGCTGCCAACAGAGCTCCGAACGCTGCAATGGTTCAGAAATTCAGACTTCCTACTGAAGTTGAATGGGAATATGCAGCTTTAGGAATGGCGAAAAACAGAGAATACAACCAATACCTGGGTAAAAAGCCTGAAATCGAAAGGTTAAGAGGTACCAAAGGAAGAGATAGAGGAATGTTCCTTGAAAACTTTAAAATGGGTAAAGGAGACTATTCAGGTATTGCCGGGTGGAAAAACGATGGATCTGCGCAAACATCAGATGTAAGACAGTATCCTTCTAACGACCTTGGTATCTATGGTATGTACGGTAACGTTGCAGAATGGACTGCCGATGTTTACAGACCTATCATTGATGAAGATTACAATGATTTCAACTACTATAGAGGAAATATGCCTCAGGCTATCGTAAGAAACGGTGACGGAACCTATAAAATGATAGACGAAGGTACCATAAAGTATGATACCCTGGCTGATGGAAGATTAGTATACAAAGGACTTCCAGGGCAGTTTGAGAGAGAAACAATTGCTGATTACAGAAACTTTAGAGACGGAGACAGACAATCTTCTTTAGAATACAGAAGTGAATCAGATTCTGCTTCAGGATTTAATATGTACAATGCACCTCGTAAGAGATTTGTTGTAGACGGAAGCGGAAGAGTAAAAATGATGAAAGATACTAAAGACAGAACTTCAGCAATCTCTAACGATGTTAGAGTAGTAAAAGGAGGTTCTTGGCAAGATACTGCATACTGGCTTGATCCGGGACAAAGAAGATATAAAAATCAAGGTAAAGCTTATGGTTGGATTGGTTTCCGTGTTGCACAGGATGCCAGAACTAATGATAAGAGCAGAACAAGAAGATAA
- a CDS encoding FUSC family protein, with translation MNYSAELKKFVTSQYLYSAIRITLATVLPCLVLAHFGILKEYFLFPLGTSFVALTDQPGPFIRRRNALAFAICCFVFVALIASLVMNFRILVLLEIIVFGMFFSLIGVYGQRLAAVGSLSLVVLAIFIDGHLTGANIFKSLLIFTCGCIWFLLIFLVVTTIRPYKLAGQMIGENYLQLAEFLKIKANYYQKNPDFDKLTTQVIAKQIEIKNLQEDTRETVFKTRTIVNESTTTSRLLMLMFLNSMDLHEKLMTSESDYQKLQQSFEDSMILVNIHDYLNLLAEEITNIGIALQGGTRAKPMFNLELELKNLNYHYFELRNKQLSPDSLENFMVLRQILMRINEITKEINEIYKVFSQDIKLAKSLSTGLDLRKFMPNEPKLNSKVLRNNISLSSSHFRHAIRITTALLLGYLFSMFDFLGLGHTYWILITITAILKPAYSITKQRNLLRLYGTVTGATIAYIILHFIHINSVLFAILLISMIMCFSFLKGRYFWAVLFMTIYIFLSFNFLNPGKVNIIFKDRVLDTAIAGIIAFAVSYIVLPVWEHTQNLDLMKKSAADNLIYFQSVMSKFLQGTFDLEDYKVKRKNAIISLANLSDNFQRMISDPKNQQKKLEVVHQFVATSHLITAYTASLSQYSKSNEQYPEIDAESWSRKIEAEMQQTSTLLNGEDITEDLRMESRLEPEDSSIEDMLMKRKTEIEENEIVDRRDPDKISHLTELKNIHDILELIYDVAKEQRKVIEKYRSEKHTTPPQS, from the coding sequence ATGAACTATTCGGCGGAGCTAAAAAAATTTGTAACCAGTCAGTATCTGTATTCTGCAATCAGAATTACATTAGCTACTGTTCTTCCATGTTTAGTTCTCGCCCACTTCGGTATTTTAAAAGAATATTTCCTCTTCCCTCTCGGAACCAGCTTTGTAGCGCTTACCGATCAGCCCGGGCCTTTTATCAGAAGAAGAAATGCACTGGCCTTTGCCATCTGCTGTTTTGTCTTTGTGGCATTAATTGCCAGCCTGGTAATGAATTTTAGGATATTGGTACTTCTTGAGATCATTGTTTTCGGGATGTTCTTCTCCTTAATTGGAGTGTATGGCCAGCGATTGGCAGCAGTGGGTTCATTATCACTGGTTGTACTTGCTATCTTTATTGACGGCCATCTTACAGGAGCCAATATCTTTAAAAGCTTACTGATATTCACCTGCGGATGTATCTGGTTTTTGCTGATATTCCTTGTGGTGACCACCATCCGTCCCTACAAATTAGCAGGTCAGATGATTGGTGAAAACTATCTTCAATTAGCCGAGTTTTTAAAAATCAAAGCCAATTATTACCAGAAAAATCCTGATTTTGACAAGCTTACCACTCAGGTTATTGCCAAACAGATTGAAATAAAAAACCTTCAGGAAGATACCAGGGAAACAGTTTTCAAAACAAGGACCATCGTTAATGAATCTACCACAACCAGCCGCTTGCTGATGCTGATGTTCCTTAATTCTATGGACCTTCATGAAAAGCTGATGACTTCTGAAAGTGATTATCAGAAGCTGCAGCAAAGCTTTGAGGACAGTATGATCCTGGTCAATATTCATGATTATCTTAACCTGCTGGCTGAAGAGATCACCAATATCGGAATTGCTCTCCAGGGTGGAACGCGGGCCAAACCAATGTTTAATCTTGAGCTGGAATTAAAGAATCTTAACTATCATTATTTCGAACTTAGAAATAAACAACTGTCTCCTGATAGCCTGGAAAACTTTATGGTTCTTCGTCAGATCCTGATGCGTATCAATGAAATTACCAAGGAGATCAACGAAATCTATAAAGTATTTTCCCAGGACATAAAACTGGCAAAAAGTTTATCCACCGGGCTAGACTTAAGAAAGTTCATGCCAAATGAACCCAAACTGAACTCTAAGGTTTTAAGAAATAATATTTCATTGTCTTCTTCTCATTTCCGCCATGCGATAAGAATTACAACAGCATTATTACTGGGATATCTATTCTCCATGTTTGATTTCCTGGGATTAGGACATACGTATTGGATATTAATTACCATTACAGCGATTTTAAAGCCAGCCTATTCCATCACCAAGCAACGGAACCTGCTGCGTCTGTACGGAACGGTTACCGGAGCTACGATCGCTTATATCATCCTGCATTTCATACATATTAACAGTGTTTTGTTTGCAATCCTGCTCATCAGCATGATAATGTGTTTCAGCTTTTTAAAAGGACGGTATTTTTGGGCAGTCCTTTTTATGACGATCTATATTTTCCTGAGTTTTAATTTTTTAAATCCCGGAAAAGTCAATATCATTTTCAAAGACAGGGTTCTGGATACAGCTATCGCCGGCATTATAGCATTTGCCGTTTCTTATATTGTACTGCCGGTTTGGGAACATACACAAAACCTGGATCTGATGAAAAAATCTGCAGCAGACAACCTCATCTATTTCCAGAGTGTGATGTCTAAATTTCTGCAGGGAACTTTTGATCTTGAAGATTATAAGGTAAAACGGAAAAATGCTATCATCTCATTGGCCAATCTTTCGGATAATTTCCAGAGAATGATTTCGGATCCTAAAAACCAGCAGAAAAAGCTGGAAGTGGTTCATCAGTTTGTAGCCACTTCACATCTTATTACAGCCTATACCGCATCACTTTCTCAATATTCTAAAAGCAATGAACAGTATCCTGAAATAGATGCTGAAAGCTGGAGCAGAAAAATTGAAGCAGAAATGCAGCAAACATCAACGTTACTCAATGGTGAGGATATCACGGAAGACCTTAGGATGGAAAGCCGCCTGGAGCCGGAAGATTCTTCTATTGAAGATATGCTTATGAAGAGAAAGACCGAAATTGAGGAAAATGAAATTGTAGACCGGAGAGATCCTGATAAAATTTCCCATTTAACGGAGCTTAAAAACATTCATGATATTCTGGAACTGATCTATGATGTTGCTAAGGAACAACGAAAGGTGATTGAAAAATACAGAAGTGAGAAGCATACTACTCCTCCACAATCGTAA
- the porU gene encoding type IX secretion system sortase PorU encodes MRRKITLLSLIAFTSILYAQKNTIEWDGSKIQDFGDSKLNLPNFKNGGFSFSQNNIFIVTKQKIGEKELKISDLAWDGVSNQDLFELDKGGLPDRDIAEVNYYTLDGERYASISVGLFKKTKSGVLRLSSFNVSEASTPVNTYGGVNKIGTTDTPLASGNFYKIKVDKSGIFKITAQFLRDNGINPASVNPKNMRIYGNGGIMLPEFNQDPRYNSLQENAIQVVGEDDGVWNDNDYALFYAQGPNGYNLYDTSNGNGFKRKETRTDASNNLKNIYDDFSYYYINFDKGAGKRVATVDGNLPAQMITRYDSYQVINNDQTNLLKVGRIWVEETPFTTEKTITLTTNSPMQPTDVIKYRSQVVGYRSQQNFIDIKINDLNPFHDKVPTDEPTYSYMFYPMRYNGSITNQTGNQITLKYTPDISANPNGAFYFDYLEVQYKENLSFNGSQMNFRDYSIVSGSNTDYGFSISNASSLEQVWDVTDITNANRRVNKAGAGFFNFAYKASDQYFNNEFVAFRADAAFTPQFVGRIANQNLSAISNIDYLILTVPELMGQAQRLANYHQTKNNYKVEIVDVNKVYEEFGNGSKDLTAVRDFVTKLNTPEGRLKYVFILGDASYDYKNRVPNNNNIVSAYQSEHSSDYVQSFVTDDYIVMTQPQTGTSILYNLPNLPVGRIPASNNTEAANMIDKTLAYYNALPGQSSPFGDWRMKLDFVVDDNEEGGSPFHNVMNNALVNVFEQPGVQTLKEYNVKKLYQDAFTMQSTAGGPRYPQVNQAISNSIGNSLYLFYFGHGGINGWAQERVLTSTEIQNSNNFSNVYSRFPFVSTITCEFTLWDEPSTNSAGEQFIKLKQGGPASMITSSRAIAIDYGRSFTDTFTKHIFKLTGDDFNTLGYAHLNAKKETGGNPNHLRVNVLGDPAMKLSRPQRLLVIDNIETPVPGLIRGLDFVKVKGHINNPNGSLNTAFNGRVAINIFDKRLNKKTLNNNNWSHPVLNYTEEGSAIVKASGLAVNGVFTAEFYVPKDINYAVGEGRILGYADNKVTDVFNNQSVQVGDINPNGINDNQPPKVKLYMNNTNFADGGITNQNPMLLACLTDDTGINSTGSGVGHDITVYLDGQVINTVILNDFYSPGEGNGCLNPSLAEYQKGNVSYPFRNLPVGQHQLTFKVWDINNNSTTTTLNFEVKDEADQHLTINRPLNWPNPFTNKTYIQFEHNCDDILDVNVQIYTITGRLVRTLSQPVVAEPFLQGYRTPRQAIEWDGRDDFGATVAKGTYIFKIFAKSQNQEKCKGSATAVEKMVLLK; translated from the coding sequence ATGAGACGAAAAATCACGCTTTTATCTTTAATCGCTTTTACATCAATACTTTACGCCCAAAAAAACACCATAGAATGGGATGGTTCAAAAATTCAGGACTTTGGTGATTCAAAATTAAATCTTCCAAATTTTAAAAATGGAGGTTTTTCTTTCAGCCAAAATAACATTTTTATAGTAACAAAGCAAAAAATCGGAGAAAAGGAGCTAAAAATTTCTGACCTTGCCTGGGATGGTGTTTCTAACCAGGATTTATTTGAATTGGATAAAGGTGGATTACCTGACCGTGATATTGCTGAAGTTAACTATTACACATTAGATGGAGAAAGATATGCCAGCATTAGTGTAGGTTTATTTAAAAAGACAAAAAGTGGTGTTCTGAGACTGTCTTCTTTTAATGTTTCCGAAGCCTCCACTCCAGTTAATACTTATGGAGGCGTCAATAAGATAGGAACTACCGATACCCCCCTTGCCAGCGGGAACTTTTACAAAATAAAGGTAGACAAATCCGGAATATTTAAAATTACCGCACAGTTTTTAAGAGATAACGGAATTAATCCCGCTTCTGTAAATCCTAAGAATATGAGAATTTATGGAAATGGCGGTATTATGCTTCCTGAATTCAATCAGGATCCCCGCTATAATTCTTTACAGGAAAATGCCATTCAGGTAGTGGGTGAAGATGACGGAGTATGGAATGATAACGACTATGCTTTGTTCTATGCCCAGGGACCTAATGGATATAACCTTTATGATACCAGCAACGGAAATGGCTTTAAAAGAAAAGAGACCAGAACAGATGCCAGTAATAATCTCAAAAATATATATGATGACTTTTCCTACTACTATATCAATTTTGATAAAGGCGCCGGAAAAAGAGTTGCTACTGTAGACGGAAACTTACCTGCTCAAATGATAACCCGGTATGACAGCTACCAGGTTATCAACAATGATCAGACTAATTTATTGAAAGTAGGAAGAATATGGGTAGAAGAAACTCCTTTCACCACTGAAAAGACAATCACCCTTACTACTAACTCTCCTATGCAGCCTACGGATGTTATAAAATACAGGTCACAGGTGGTAGGATACCGATCACAACAGAATTTTATTGATATTAAAATTAATGATCTGAATCCGTTTCATGATAAGGTTCCTACTGATGAACCTACCTATTCGTATATGTTCTACCCTATGAGGTATAACGGAAGCATTACCAATCAGACAGGAAATCAGATCACATTGAAATACACTCCTGATATTTCTGCAAATCCTAATGGGGCTTTTTATTTTGACTATCTTGAAGTACAGTACAAAGAGAATCTTTCATTCAATGGTTCGCAGATGAATTTCAGGGATTATTCTATCGTGAGCGGAAGTAATACCGATTATGGATTCAGTATTTCCAATGCATCCAGTCTGGAACAGGTATGGGACGTTACAGATATTACTAACGCCAACAGAAGAGTGAATAAAGCGGGAGCCGGCTTTTTCAATTTTGCATATAAGGCTTCTGACCAGTATTTCAACAATGAATTTGTTGCCTTCCGTGCAGATGCAGCTTTCACCCCACAGTTTGTAGGAAGAATTGCCAATCAGAACCTATCAGCAATCAGCAATATAGATTATCTGATTCTTACCGTACCGGAGCTGATGGGACAGGCACAAAGGCTGGCCAATTATCATCAGACAAAAAATAATTATAAGGTAGAAATTGTAGACGTTAATAAGGTCTATGAAGAATTTGGAAACGGAAGTAAAGATCTTACTGCCGTAAGAGATTTCGTTACAAAATTAAATACTCCGGAAGGAAGGCTTAAATATGTATTTATTCTTGGAGATGCATCTTATGATTATAAGAATAGAGTTCCCAATAATAACAATATTGTTTCAGCCTATCAAAGTGAACATTCTTCAGATTATGTACAGTCTTTCGTTACAGACGACTATATTGTAATGACACAGCCTCAGACCGGAACCAGCATACTGTACAATCTGCCCAACCTTCCCGTAGGAAGAATTCCTGCTTCCAATAACACAGAAGCGGCCAATATGATTGATAAGACTCTGGCTTATTACAATGCACTTCCAGGCCAATCCAGTCCTTTTGGAGATTGGAGAATGAAGCTTGATTTTGTTGTAGATGATAATGAAGAAGGCGGAAGCCCTTTCCATAATGTGATGAACAATGCACTGGTTAATGTATTTGAACAGCCAGGAGTACAGACCCTGAAAGAATACAATGTAAAAAAGCTGTATCAGGATGCTTTTACGATGCAAAGTACTGCGGGAGGGCCTAGATATCCGCAGGTAAACCAAGCCATTTCTAACAGTATAGGAAACAGTTTATATCTTTTCTATTTTGGACATGGAGGAATCAACGGTTGGGCTCAGGAAAGAGTATTAACCAGTACTGAAATCCAGAATTCCAATAATTTCTCCAACGTATATAGCAGATTTCCGTTTGTATCTACCATAACCTGTGAATTTACGTTATGGGATGAACCCTCTACCAATTCTGCCGGTGAGCAGTTCATAAAATTAAAGCAAGGAGGCCCCGCTTCTATGATTACTTCCAGCCGTGCTATAGCCATTGATTATGGGCGAAGCTTCACAGATACTTTCACCAAACATATTTTTAAATTAACAGGTGATGATTTTAATACTTTGGGTTACGCTCACCTGAATGCAAAAAAAGAAACTGGAGGCAATCCTAATCACCTCAGGGTAAATGTATTGGGAGATCCTGCCATGAAACTGAGCCGACCTCAAAGGCTATTAGTCATTGATAATATTGAAACTCCGGTTCCGGGATTGATAAGAGGTCTTGACTTCGTTAAAGTAAAAGGCCATATCAATAATCCTAACGGAAGTTTGAATACTGCCTTCAACGGAAGAGTTGCCATTAATATTTTTGATAAAAGACTGAATAAAAAAACACTGAACAACAATAACTGGAGCCATCCTGTTCTGAATTACACTGAAGAAGGAAGTGCAATCGTAAAAGCTTCCGGGCTGGCTGTAAATGGTGTATTTACTGCAGAATTCTATGTTCCTAAGGATATCAATTATGCTGTTGGTGAAGGAAGAATATTAGGATATGCTGATAATAAGGTAACCGATGTATTCAATAATCAGTCTGTTCAGGTGGGAGACATTAACCCTAATGGAATTAATGACAACCAGCCGCCAAAAGTAAAACTGTACATGAACAACACCAACTTTGCGGATGGTGGAATTACCAATCAGAACCCGATGCTTCTGGCTTGTCTTACTGACGATACAGGAATTAACTCTACCGGATCAGGTGTAGGCCATGATATTACCGTATATCTAGATGGTCAGGTTATCAATACGGTTATCCTGAATGACTTCTACTCTCCCGGTGAAGGAAACGGATGTCTAAATCCAAGTCTTGCCGAATATCAAAAAGGAAATGTAAGCTACCCTTTCAGAAATCTTCCGGTTGGGCAGCACCAATTAACATTTAAAGTTTGGGATATAAACAATAATTCAACAACTACAACGTTAAATTTTGAGGTTAAAGATGAAGCAGACCAACATCTGACGATCAACCGTCCGTTGAACTGGCCAAATCCATTCACCAATAAAACGTATATTCAGTTTGAACATAATTGTGATGATATCCTGGATGTGAATGTACAGATTTATACCATAACCGGCAGATTGGTAAGAACTTTATCTCAACCGGTAGTTGCAGAACCCTTCCTTCAGGGCTATAGAACCCCTCGTCAGGCTATAGAATGGGACGGAAGAGATGATTTTGGGGCTACTGTTGCAAAAGGTACATATATTTTTAAGATATTTGCAAAAAGTCAAAACCAAGAAAAATGCAAAGGAAGTGCCACAGCTGTAGAAAAAATGGTACTTTTGAAATAA
- the blaCHM gene encoding CHM family subclass B1 metallo-beta-lactamase: MKVNLKRIVVVMFSFVIFNCSAQNESNFKTKEVYKSDNLVITQISENTFIHTSFKQTNDFGNVPCNGLVVRNNNEAIVFDTPTHDKDAEELIKWINEKLHSKIKAVVPTHFHDDSLGGLMAFHKKKIPSYSYSKTIELAKENHFTVPQNSFNDFIILKVGNKKTITKFFGEGHTKDNTVAYFPSENILFGGCLLKELDASKGYLGDANVSAWSDTVEKVKKEYPDVKIVIPGHGEYGNGKLLDYTSQLFKDQ; this comes from the coding sequence ATGAAAGTTAATCTTAAAAGGATAGTTGTTGTTATGTTTTCTTTCGTCATTTTCAATTGCAGTGCACAGAATGAAAGTAATTTTAAGACGAAAGAGGTTTATAAATCCGACAATCTGGTCATCACGCAAATTTCGGAAAATACTTTTATCCATACTTCCTTTAAACAAACTAATGATTTTGGAAATGTTCCCTGCAACGGGTTGGTTGTAAGAAATAATAATGAAGCTATTGTTTTTGACACGCCTACTCATGATAAGGATGCAGAAGAACTTATCAAATGGATTAATGAAAAACTCCATTCAAAAATTAAAGCAGTGGTTCCAACACATTTTCATGATGATAGCCTGGGTGGCCTGATGGCGTTTCACAAAAAGAAGATTCCTTCTTATTCCTATTCAAAGACTATAGAATTAGCCAAAGAAAATCACTTTACTGTTCCTCAAAATAGCTTTAATGATTTTATTATTTTAAAAGTAGGCAATAAAAAAACGATTACAAAATTTTTCGGAGAAGGACATACAAAAGATAATACGGTTGCTTATTTCCCAAGCGAAAATATATTGTTTGGAGGATGTTTATTGAAAGAACTTGATGCCAGTAAAGGATATTTAGGTGATGCTAATGTTTCAGCATGGTCGGATACCGTTGAAAAAGTTAAGAAAGAATATCCGGACGTAAAGATTGTGATCCCGGGGCATGGTGAATATGGAAACGGAAAGCTATTGGATTATACGAGCCAGCTATTTAAAGATCAATAA
- the porV gene encoding type IX secretion system outer membrane channel protein PorV translates to MNLTTKLLLGLGLSAGFLGYSQINPVLTGAPFLRIAPDARAGGMGDQGVVTSPDAFSQFWNAAKYPFSRTSSSIGLTYTPYMGKLTNDVFLLYGAFHKFLGQDERSTISASIYYFNMGEVDLTQLVGNDVTSNGVSKPNEFSIDVAYGLKLSDSYSMAVTGRFIRSDLAGGFNTDNTLKAANSFAVDVSAYYTSERFSSFGGYDGKLNAGLAIQNLGPKLDYTGNEESRSYLPTMARLGVGYDMYLDDLNRIGISVEGSKLLVPGSEYVGVDAYRRPKYEIPNVGPIAGIGKSFKNPNSIMYSGALEYSYDNAFSVRGGYFHESEEQGARQFATAGIGLKYRSFGLDLSYLINMSKVNTALDNTLRFGLTWNIGEETSNNDR, encoded by the coding sequence ATGAATTTAACTACTAAACTGCTTTTAGGACTTGGGTTAAGTGCTGGTTTTCTAGGCTATTCACAAATAAACCCAGTACTTACCGGAGCTCCCTTCCTGAGAATTGCGCCAGATGCAAGAGCGGGAGGTATGGGAGATCAGGGGGTGGTGACCTCTCCTGATGCATTTTCACAATTCTGGAATGCAGCTAAATATCCTTTCAGCAGAACAAGTTCTTCCATAGGTCTTACCTATACACCCTATATGGGAAAACTTACCAACGATGTATTCTTATTATACGGAGCATTCCATAAATTCCTTGGCCAGGATGAAAGGTCCACCATTTCCGCAAGTATCTATTACTTTAATATGGGTGAGGTAGACCTTACTCAGTTAGTGGGTAATGACGTTACTTCAAACGGGGTATCAAAACCTAACGAGTTTTCCATTGATGTGGCGTATGGTCTGAAACTTTCTGACTCTTACTCCATGGCTGTAACCGGTAGATTTATCCGTTCAGACTTAGCTGGGGGATTCAATACAGATAACACCCTTAAAGCAGCCAACTCTTTTGCTGTAGATGTTTCAGCATATTATACGTCAGAAAGATTCTCAAGTTTCGGAGGATATGACGGTAAATTAAATGCAGGTCTTGCCATACAAAACCTGGGTCCAAAGCTTGATTATACCGGAAATGAAGAATCAAGATCCTATCTTCCTACCATGGCAAGATTAGGGGTTGGGTATGATATGTATCTGGATGACCTGAACAGAATCGGAATCTCTGTAGAAGGTTCAAAACTTTTGGTACCGGGATCTGAATATGTAGGGGTAGATGCTTACAGAAGACCTAAATATGAAATTCCAAACGTAGGCCCTATAGCAGGTATCGGAAAATCGTTTAAAAATCCAAACAGCATTATGTATAGTGGTGCTTTAGAATATTCATATGACAATGCTTTCTCAGTAAGAGGAGGTTACTTCCATGAAAGTGAAGAACAGGGAGCAAGACAATTCGCTACTGCCGGTATCGGATTAAAGTACCGTTCTTTCGGACTTGATCTTTCTTACCTGATCAATATGTCTAAAGTGAATACAGCATTGGATAATACCCTTCGTTTCGGTCTTACCTGGAACATTGGTGAAGAAACATCCAACAACGACCGTTAA
- a CDS encoding 4'-phosphopantetheinyl transferase family protein: MPLYRDFSDDNATILVWKYDESETLDINELLEPENAEKVKDYHPKKLLEVLMVRKLLKGLKPDSKILYKEREPFLSPNDAEISITHSFPFAAIAVSKNKIGIDIEKFNPKILRVIDKFTYENERGFIPEDKADTFYTIIWSVKESMYKIHHSKYWSLKKNYEVKPFGLKHLHKISCRVYDEQFSDEFKARVEFFDDYCFTIVEE; the protein is encoded by the coding sequence ATGCCCCTTTACAGAGATTTTTCAGATGATAATGCCACTATTTTGGTTTGGAAATATGATGAAAGTGAAACACTTGATATCAATGAATTACTGGAACCGGAAAATGCTGAAAAGGTAAAGGACTATCATCCTAAAAAATTATTGGAAGTGCTGATGGTTCGTAAACTGCTGAAAGGTTTGAAACCAGATTCCAAGATCTTATATAAAGAAAGAGAGCCTTTTCTTTCCCCCAATGATGCAGAAATTTCGATTACCCATTCTTTCCCTTTTGCAGCTATTGCTGTTTCTAAAAATAAAATAGGAATAGATATCGAGAAGTTCAATCCCAAGATTTTAAGAGTGATTGATAAATTCACCTATGAAAATGAAAGAGGATTTATCCCTGAAGATAAAGCAGACACTTTTTACACTATCATATGGAGTGTAAAAGAAAGCATGTACAAAATTCACCATTCCAAATACTGGTCTTTGAAGAAAAATTATGAAGTAAAACCTTTTGGGCTGAAACATCTCCATAAAATAAGCTGCCGGGTATATGACGAACAGTTTTCAGATGAATTTAAGGCCAGGGTTGAATTTTTTGATGATTACTGCTTTACGATTGTGGAGGAGTAG